In the genome of Flavobacteriales bacterium, the window AGGGCTTCGGAAACTTCTGAAATGATTTTCACCGATTGTAGAATTCATAAGGACAGCGTGATTGGTGAAGTAGGCGAAGGATTCATTCAGGCATTAAAATTACTTGAAGGAGGCAGGATTTCAATTGCTGCCCTAGGATTGGGCATTGCAAAGGGTGCATACGAGGCTGCGGTTAAATATTCAAAAGAACGTGAGCAATTTGGTAAACCAATATCTGCTTTTCAAGGCATATCGTTTAAATTGGCCGAAATGTCGATGGAAGTCGAAGCTGCCGAACTATTAGTATATCGGGCTGCAGATTTAAAAGATAGGGGACAAATAGTGATTAAAGAATCAGCAATTGCTAAATGCTATTGTGGTACAGCGGCAGTAAATGTATCCAACGAAGCTGTTCAGATATTTGGAGGATATGGCTATACAAAGGAGTTTCCTGTAGAAAAGTTTTACCGAGATTCTAAATTGTGTACAATAGGAGAAGGAACGACAGAAATACAAAAAATGGTAATTGCTAAACAAATATTAAAGGACTAGTAGAAAGTCTTGAAAAAATATTACATTTGCGCCACTCAAAAAACGAGATATGTTAATTATACCAGTAAAAGAAGGAGAACCAGTAGAAAGAGCCTTAAAGAGATTTAAGAAGAAATTCGAGAAGACTGGAGTGATGAAACAAGTGCGAGAGCGCAAGCAATTCACAAAAAAGTCTGTAATCATAAGAAAGCAAAGAGCTAAAGCAGCATACGTACAGCAATTGAGACAAAACGAGGAATAGCGTACTTTAGTAAAAGTATTCCTTATTTTGTTATATGCATCAAGAAAAGTTCCTTGAGTACCTAAGAGTAGAGAAGCGTTATTCTGAACGCACTTTGGTTTCGTATGGAACCGACCTACGACAGTTTAAAGTATATCTAAAAGATTTCTTCGAAACGGAAGAAATCACCGACGTTAATCACATGATGATTCGCAGTTGGATTGTTGAACTCATAGAAAATGAGATTTCAACAAAAAGCGTAAATCGCAAAATCGCGACGTTAAACACTTACTATAAGTTTTTATTAAAAGAGCAAAAAATTGAGTTGAATCCGATGCTCAAGATAATTGCACCA includes:
- a CDS encoding 30S ribosomal protein S21, whose amino-acid sequence is MLIIPVKEGEPVERALKRFKKKFEKTGVMKQVRERKQFTKKSVIIRKQRAKAAYVQQLRQNEE